A window of the Methanospirillum lacunae genome harbors these coding sequences:
- a CDS encoding type II toxin-antitoxin system RelE family toxin — translation MEYRVQFTHRAEKSFIKLPITTRIRIEIALENLASDPFHYHNVRKIKGCPPDKPRYRMRIGEYRLTYRIMDDRLIICVVAVGKKENYE, via the coding sequence ATGGAGTACCGCGTACAATTCACCCATCGGGCTGAAAAATCTTTTATCAAACTACCCATAACAACCCGAATACGAATTGAGATCGCTCTTGAAAATCTTGCGAGTGATCCATTTCATTACCATAATGTAAGGAAGATTAAAGGATGCCCTCCGGATAAACCACGATATCGGATGAGAATCGGGGAATACCGCCTGACATATCGAATTATGGATGATCGACTGATTATTTGCGTGGTAGCAGTAGGAAAAAAAGAAAACTATGAATAG
- a CDS encoding DUF7557 family protein — protein MTTVQLRSETKEKLQALKLHPRETFDALIDRLVDAAYDDEPLTQDERDDIKASEADIQAGRVRNLRDIMKDLGDDQVRKSLGN, from the coding sequence ATGACCACCGTTCAACTCAGGTCAGAGACCAAAGAAAAACTACAAGCTCTCAAACTTCATCCGAGAGAAACATTTGATGCTCTCATTGATCGTCTGGTTGATGCTGCATATGATGATGAGCCACTTACTCAGGATGAACGTGATGATATCAAGGCTAGTGAAGCAGACATTCAAGCAGGTCGTGTCCGTAATCTCCGGGATATTATGAAAGATCTTGGTGATGACCAGGTGAGAAAATCCCTGGGGAATTAA